The following proteins come from a genomic window of Heyndrickxia acidicola:
- a CDS encoding nucleoside transporter C-terminal domain-containing protein gives MFFLLNILGVLVVFGLVFLCSPNKRKVKWRAVLSLIVVELFITWFMLGTKVGTWVINKIASFFTFLISCADQGISFAFPSAMANPSVDFFFSALMPIIFIITFFDILSYFGILTWIIDKVGWVISKVSGLPKLESFFSLQMMFLGNTEALAVIRQQLAVLKENRLLTFGIMSMSSISGSIIGAYLSMVPGEYVFAAIPLNCLNALLLASILNPIEVSKEEDIVYVPTKAEKKDFFSTISNSMLVGIRMVIVIMAMVVGYVALTACANGILGFFIHGLTVQKIFSVIFSPFAYLMGLSGHDAMYVAQLMGIKLSTNEFVAMMDLKKHVHSLPHHTIAVATTFLTSFANFSTVGMIYGAISSIMGEDKSRIIGKNVWKLLVSGVAVSLLSAMFVGLFTW, from the coding sequence ATGTTTTTTTTATTGAATATTCTAGGGGTTCTGGTTGTTTTTGGCCTGGTATTCCTTTGCTCGCCTAATAAGAGAAAGGTTAAATGGCGTGCTGTCCTAAGCTTAATCGTTGTAGAGCTTTTTATTACCTGGTTTATGCTTGGCACTAAAGTCGGAACATGGGTCATAAATAAAATAGCATCATTTTTTACGTTTCTTATATCGTGTGCAGACCAGGGGATTTCTTTTGCTTTCCCATCTGCAATGGCGAATCCTTCTGTTGATTTCTTCTTTAGTGCATTAATGCCGATTATATTTATTATTACCTTCTTTGATATCCTTAGTTATTTTGGTATCTTAACATGGATTATCGATAAAGTAGGCTGGGTTATTTCCAAGGTTTCAGGTCTGCCAAAGCTGGAAAGTTTTTTTTCATTGCAAATGATGTTCCTTGGTAATACAGAGGCATTGGCAGTTATCCGCCAACAATTAGCAGTATTAAAAGAAAACCGCCTTCTTACGTTCGGAATCATGAGTATGAGCAGTATCTCAGGATCGATCATCGGTGCATACTTGAGCATGGTCCCAGGCGAATATGTATTTGCTGCAATTCCTTTAAACTGCTTAAATGCACTACTTTTGGCGAGTATATTAAATCCAATAGAAGTTAGCAAAGAAGAAGATATTGTATATGTCCCTACAAAAGCAGAGAAAAAAGATTTCTTTTCTACTATCTCTAATAGTATGCTTGTAGGGATACGTATGGTGATTGTGATTATGGCAATGGTGGTCGGTTATGTAGCACTGACAGCCTGTGCAAATGGTATATTGGGATTTTTCATTCACGGTCTTACGGTTCAAAAGATTTTTTCCGTGATATTTAGCCCTTTTGCTTATCTGATGGGATTATCAGGCCATGATGCCATGTATGTCGCTCAGTTAATGGGAATAAAGCTGTCAACAAACGAATTCGTAGCCATGATGGATTTGAAAAAACATGTCCATAGCCTTCCGCATCATACAATTGCTGTTGCAACAACATTTTTGACTTCCTTTGCCAATTTTAGTACTGTCGGTATGATTTACGGGGCAATCAGTTCTATAATGGGTGAAGACAAGTCCCGCATTATTGGTAAAAATGTATGGAAGCTTTTAGTCAGCGGTGTTGCTGTTTCTCTATTAAGTGCGATGTTTGTAGGTTTATTTACCTGGTAA
- a CDS encoding amino acid permease, producing MNNNKLGIWLLAALVVGNMVGSGIFMLPQSLAKAASPAGVILAWVLTGAGVLMLSLVFGNLSIRKPELNGGVQMYAQALFSKGSRAGILSGYVISWGYWIANVTGNVAVLTTFIGYLSTFFPIMTSSATLFAIGPVSVKTGGFITFLICTIMLWVMNAIILRGVKRTGQINFVATATKVIGFMIFICFTLFAFQKTNIFPLVQARTGSNGTSLSLLGQVNNAAITTLWAFIGIESAVMFSNRAKKRSDIKKATVIGLAVSLVIYVGITTLVMGSLTQTELMNANKPLVDALQKVVGHNVSYVMAIFDLISLTGTTIGWIFLSAEAPYQAAKQGLFPSIFKKENKNGVPSASLVLTNLFSQAFLFLTISDSLSSAFNFVIQVATLAYLVPYTASALYQVKLVITGSTYKNQKSRFTDGIIAILATIYSIYVIFAGTSNMKTFLLGIALYASGIALYPLIMRSRKSLAQQTDIKKEAI from the coding sequence ATGAATAATAACAAATTAGGAATATGGCTTCTTGCTGCGCTTGTAGTAGGAAATATGGTTGGCTCAGGAATTTTTATGCTGCCCCAATCCCTTGCAAAAGCTGCCAGTCCTGCCGGCGTAATTCTTGCATGGGTTTTGACGGGTGCAGGCGTTTTAATGCTTTCCCTCGTTTTTGGAAATTTATCTATTCGAAAGCCTGAACTAAATGGAGGCGTACAAATGTATGCCCAAGCACTTTTTTCAAAAGGCTCCCGTGCAGGCATTCTTTCCGGGTATGTCATCTCATGGGGATATTGGATAGCCAACGTAACAGGCAACGTAGCCGTCTTAACAACCTTCATCGGATATCTATCGACATTCTTTCCTATCATGACCAGCAGCGCTACCTTATTTGCTATTGGTCCGGTCAGTGTCAAAACAGGTGGTTTTATTACCTTTCTAATTTGCACCATCATGCTTTGGGTCATGAATGCTATTATTCTTCGCGGCGTTAAACGCACCGGGCAGATTAATTTTGTTGCAACGGCTACTAAGGTAATAGGATTTATGATCTTCATCTGTTTCACTCTTTTTGCCTTTCAAAAAACAAACATTTTTCCACTTGTCCAAGCTCGTACAGGAAGCAATGGAACCTCTCTTAGTCTTCTGGGACAAGTGAACAATGCCGCCATTACCACGCTTTGGGCCTTTATCGGGATTGAATCGGCGGTGATGTTCTCTAACCGTGCTAAAAAGCGATCTGATATAAAGAAGGCAACTGTCATTGGACTTGCTGTATCGCTTGTTATCTATGTTGGGATTACTACTTTAGTGATGGGCAGCTTAACCCAAACAGAACTGATGAACGCTAACAAACCGCTCGTTGATGCGCTGCAAAAAGTAGTAGGACATAATGTGAGCTATGTAATGGCCATTTTTGATCTCATTTCTTTAACCGGCACAACCATTGGATGGATATTTTTAAGTGCGGAAGCTCCTTATCAGGCAGCCAAGCAAGGTTTGTTTCCATCTATCTTTAAAAAGGAAAACAAAAATGGGGTACCATCTGCATCTCTTGTTCTTACAAATCTATTTTCTCAGGCTTTTCTTTTCTTGACCATTTCAGATTCACTCAGCAGTGCATTTAATTTTGTGATTCAGGTAGCCACTCTTGCCTACCTAGTTCCATATACTGCATCTGCACTCTATCAGGTGAAGCTGGTCATCACAGGCAGCACTTATAAAAATCAAAAAAGCCGTTTTACTGACGGGATTATCGCTATCCTTGCGACAATTTACTCCATTTATGTCATCTTTGCCGGTACGTCCAACATGAAAACATTCCTTTTAGGCATTGCATTGTATGCATCAGGAATAGCTTTGTATCCACTTATCATGCGTTCTAGGAAATCATTAGCGCAGCAAACAGATATAAAAAAAGAGGCCATCTAG
- a CDS encoding aminotransferase class I/II-fold pyridoxal phosphate-dependent enzyme — MKFSNRLDLFGKSVFTKIVELKRKKQESGDEVFDLSIGTPNIPPAKHIIDALCTAAADEKNYIYAINDQNALLEAVSDWYDKRYQVNLNPKTEICSLLGSQEGLAHISMSIIDEGDVVLVPDPCYPVFAHGPMLAGAEIYFMPQKKENDYVICLEDIPEKIAQKAKAMLVSYPNNPTAAIAPDRFYEDLVAFAKKYDIIVLHDNAYSDLIYDGKKGKSFLSFPGAKDIGVEFNSLSKTYGLAGARIGFCVGNEKIVSSLKALKSNVDYGMFLPIQTAAIAAISGDQTCVEETKKAYEKRRNVLCEGFNAIGWKMDKPQATMFIWAKIPSHYEKSVDFAADLIENAGVLVTPGSAFGPSGEGYVRIALVQEEEILKRAVEAVKDSGILEGSLIH; from the coding sequence CTAAAATTGTGGAGTTAAAGAGAAAGAAACAAGAAAGCGGAGATGAAGTGTTCGATTTAAGCATAGGCACTCCTAATATTCCACCGGCAAAACATATCATTGATGCCTTATGTACGGCAGCAGCGGATGAAAAAAACTACATATATGCGATCAATGACCAGAATGCCTTATTGGAGGCAGTAAGTGACTGGTATGATAAGCGATATCAGGTAAATCTGAACCCTAAAACAGAAATTTGTTCTTTATTAGGTTCACAGGAGGGGCTTGCCCATATCTCCATGTCCATTATCGATGAGGGAGATGTGGTATTGGTGCCAGATCCTTGCTACCCTGTGTTTGCACATGGTCCGATGCTGGCTGGCGCAGAAATTTATTTTATGCCTCAGAAAAAAGAAAACGATTATGTCATTTGTTTAGAGGATATTCCAGAGAAAATTGCCCAAAAAGCTAAAGCAATGCTTGTTTCATACCCGAATAATCCTACTGCGGCAATCGCTCCCGATCGTTTCTACGAAGACCTGGTTGCCTTTGCAAAGAAATATGATATTATTGTGCTCCATGACAATGCTTATAGTGATTTGATTTATGATGGCAAAAAAGGAAAGAGCTTTCTGTCTTTTCCGGGTGCCAAGGATATAGGGGTAGAGTTTAATTCATTGTCTAAGACATACGGACTGGCAGGGGCGAGAATCGGGTTCTGTGTTGGGAATGAAAAGATCGTTTCCAGCCTAAAAGCATTGAAGTCAAACGTGGATTATGGGATGTTCTTGCCAATACAAACAGCAGCGATTGCAGCCATTTCGGGAGACCAAACCTGTGTGGAAGAAACAAAAAAAGCTTATGAAAAGCGAAGGAATGTTCTCTGTGAAGGCTTTAATGCTATTGGATGGAAAATGGACAAGCCGCAAGCCACCATGTTCATTTGGGCAAAAATACCTTCTCATTACGAAAAATCAGTGGACTTTGCAGCTGATTTGATTGAAAATGCAGGCGTCCTGGTAACTCCGGGGAGTGCTTTTGGTCCATCCGGTGAGGGATATGTTCGAATTGCTTTAGTCCAGGAAGAAGAAATTTTAAAAAGGGCTGTTGAAGCGGTGAAAGATAGTGGAATTTTAGAAGGATCACTTATCCATTAA